From the Carya illinoinensis cultivar Pawnee chromosome 4, C.illinoinensisPawnee_v1, whole genome shotgun sequence genome, one window contains:
- the LOC122307157 gene encoding probable protein S-acyltransferase 19 isoform X1 — protein MVRKHGWQLPAHTFQVVAITVFCLLVVAFYAFFAPFLGGRTWEYILVATYTPVALLVFILYVRCTAINPADPGIMSRFYPVGTNKFNTNYGLSAKDLPRKFDEMESGEHHSSPSSASKSSVAGANSSKKGSVNEIGGENNPLEPTSRKSCLRFGGIFCALFVHEDCRKQEGAAEEQGTGEDALFCTLCNAEVRKFSKHCRSCDKCVDGFDHHCRWLNNCVGHKNYVTFVALMAISLVWLVIEAGVGIAVLVLCFVHKKSMENEIVDRLGNGFTRPPFAAVVAVCTLVSMLACIPLGELFFFHMILIRKGITTYEFVVAMRAMSEVHGGASVDEELPNIMYSPSGSATTGLSGGSSLGLQYKGAWCTPPRVFVDYQDEVVPHLEPGMVPSTVDPDAAGIADRGLKGPKRPVRISAWKLAKLDSNEAVRAAAKARASSSVLRPVDNHRLQDQDLSSSGNMSIRSSVSTDMGTNKDIKNDLRSSPLRNSFAPSQVSRDEYETGTQSVSSFSSPSHVHEGVTLSPLPQGHGLGRFSAATSFPSLVQDRQLTSKAALLNVNTSTSHPLGFDEKIMQKGSTDPLLLSAPATSLLRDVKRTSVVWDQEAGRYVSVPVTASEARNRSSTQAGLPTFTAETSSYSRRPVIPLQESSSSAAKPPVPQVEKLMYTGDSIFFGGPLLSAPLRDNLKNGRGREGQERLALNLSRESRFKRDSASNQLPVFVPTGFEHNPSSGSGSK, from the exons ATGGTGAGAAAACACGGATGGCAGCTACCTGCTCACACCTTTCAG GTTGTTGCAATTACTGTATTCTGCTTGTTAGTGGTTGCTTTCTATGCTTTCTTTGCCCCTTTCCTTGGAGGCCGAACGTGGGAGTACATTCTGGTTGCCACTTATACTCCAGTG GCCCTCCTTGTTTTCATTCTTTATGTTCGTTGTACTGCAATTAACCCAGCAGATCCTGGCATTATGTCTAGATTTTATCCTGTGGgaacaaataaatttaatacaaaTTATGGCTTATCGGCAAAAGACCTGCCTAGAAAATTTGATGAAATGGAAAGTGGGGAGCATCATTCTTCTCCATCATCGGCTTCCAAAAGTTCTGTTGCAGGGGCTAACTCTAGTAAGAAAGGGTCAGTGAATGAGATTGGGGGAGAGAATAATCCCTTGGAACCAACAAGTAGAAAATCCTGTTTAAGATTTGGAGGAATCTTCTGCGCATTGTTTGTTCATGAAGATTGCCGCAAACAGGAAGGGGCAGCTGAGGAGCAGGGAACTGGTGAAGATGCCTTGTTCTGCACATTGTGCAATGCTGAG GTTCGTAAGTTCAGCAAACACTGTAGAAGTTGTGACAAATGTGTGGATGGTTTTGATCACCACTGCCGG TGGCTTAACAATTGTGTAGGGCACAAAAATTATGTGACTTTTGTTGCTCTCATGGCCATTAGTCTTGTTTGG CTTGTTATTGAAGCTGGAGTTGGTATTGCTGTTCTAGTGCTTTGCTTTGTTCATAAGAAAAGCATGGAGAATGAAATTGTTGATAGACTTGGAAATGGTTTCACTCGTCCCCCATTTGCAGCAGTTGTG GCTGTATGTACTTTAGTTTCCATGCTGGCATGTATACCTTTGGGCGAACTATTTTTTTTCCACATGATTTTAATTAGAAAG GGCATTACAACCTACGAGTTTGTTGTGGCAATGAGAGCCATGAGTGAGGTACATGGAGGAGCATCCGTCGATGAGGAACTGCCAAATATAATGTATTCTCCATCAGGGTCTGCTACAACAGGTTTGAGCGGTGGAAGTTCCCTAGGTTTGCAATACAAGGGGGCATGGTGCACTCCTCCTAGGGTATTTGTGGACTATCAG GATGAAGTTGTTCCTCACTTGGAGCCCGGAATGGTTCCATCAACTGTCGATCCAGACGCAGCTGGAATTGCAGATAGAGGGCTGAAGGGACCCAAAAGGCCTGTTCGTATAAGTGCTTGGAAGCTGGCAAAGTTAGATTCAAATGAAGCCGTGAGAGCGGCAGCAAAAGCCAGGGCATCATCCTCTGTTCTACGACCAGTTGATAACCATCGGTTACAGGATCAGGATTTAAGCTCCAGTGGCAATATGAGCATCAGAAGTAGTGTGAGCACTGACATGGGAACAAATAAAGACATAAAGAATGATCTGAGATCATCTCCCTTGAGGAACTCTTTTGCTCCAAGCCAAGTCAGCCGAGATGAGTATGAAACTGGGACTCAAAGTGTGAGCAGCTTCAGCAGTCCAAGCCATGTTCATGAAGGAGTAACACTTAGCCCTCTACCTCAAGGTCATGGTTTGGGTCGTTTTAGTGCAGCTACCTCTTTCCCTAGCTTAGTTCAGGATCGTCAATTAACTAGTAAGGCAGCCTTACTGAATGTCAACACCTCCACATCCCATCCTTTGGGATTTGATGAAAAGATCATGCAGAAGGGAAGTACTGATCCTTTACTGCTTTCAGCTCCTGCTACTTCTCTTCTCAGAGATGTTAAAAGAACATCTGTTGTTTGGGACCAAGAAGCTGGGAGATACGTTTCAGTTCCAGTAACAGCCTCAGAAGCTAGGAACAGATCATCCACGCAAGCAGGATTGCCAACTTTTACTGCAGAAACAAGCAGTTATAGCAGAAGGCCAGTTATTCCACTGCAAGAATCTTCATCTTCTGCAGCGAAGCCTCCAGTTCCACAGGTAGAAAAGCTGATGTACACAGGAGACTCTATCTTCTTTGGTGGTCCACTTTTGAGTGCCCCATTAAGGGATAATTTGAAGAATGGACGAGGTAGAGAGGGCCAAGAGAGATTGGCCCTTAATTTGTCTCGGGAGTCCAGATTCAAAAGAGATTCAGCATCAAACCAGCTTCCCGTGTTTGTCCCGACAGGTTTCGAGCATAACCCATCATCTGGCTCTGGTTCAAAGTAG
- the LOC122307157 gene encoding probable protein S-acyltransferase 19 isoform X2 has translation MVRKHGWQLPAHTFQVVAITVFCLLVVAFYAFFAPFLGGRTWEYILVATYTPVALLVFILYVRCTAINPADPGIMSRFYPVGTNKFNTNYGLSAKDLPRKFDEMESGEHHSSPSSASKSSVAGANSSKKGSVNEIGGENNPLEPTSRKSCLRFGGIFCALFVHEDCRKQEGAAEEQGTGEDALFCTLCNAEVRKFSKHCRSCDKCVDGFDHHCRWLNNCVGHKNYVTFVALMAISLVWLVIEAGVGIAVLVLCFVHKKSMENEIVDRLGNGFTRPPFAAVVGITTYEFVVAMRAMSEVHGGASVDEELPNIMYSPSGSATTGLSGGSSLGLQYKGAWCTPPRVFVDYQDEVVPHLEPGMVPSTVDPDAAGIADRGLKGPKRPVRISAWKLAKLDSNEAVRAAAKARASSSVLRPVDNHRLQDQDLSSSGNMSIRSSVSTDMGTNKDIKNDLRSSPLRNSFAPSQVSRDEYETGTQSVSSFSSPSHVHEGVTLSPLPQGHGLGRFSAATSFPSLVQDRQLTSKAALLNVNTSTSHPLGFDEKIMQKGSTDPLLLSAPATSLLRDVKRTSVVWDQEAGRYVSVPVTASEARNRSSTQAGLPTFTAETSSYSRRPVIPLQESSSSAAKPPVPQVEKLMYTGDSIFFGGPLLSAPLRDNLKNGRGREGQERLALNLSRESRFKRDSASNQLPVFVPTGFEHNPSSGSGSK, from the exons ATGGTGAGAAAACACGGATGGCAGCTACCTGCTCACACCTTTCAG GTTGTTGCAATTACTGTATTCTGCTTGTTAGTGGTTGCTTTCTATGCTTTCTTTGCCCCTTTCCTTGGAGGCCGAACGTGGGAGTACATTCTGGTTGCCACTTATACTCCAGTG GCCCTCCTTGTTTTCATTCTTTATGTTCGTTGTACTGCAATTAACCCAGCAGATCCTGGCATTATGTCTAGATTTTATCCTGTGGgaacaaataaatttaatacaaaTTATGGCTTATCGGCAAAAGACCTGCCTAGAAAATTTGATGAAATGGAAAGTGGGGAGCATCATTCTTCTCCATCATCGGCTTCCAAAAGTTCTGTTGCAGGGGCTAACTCTAGTAAGAAAGGGTCAGTGAATGAGATTGGGGGAGAGAATAATCCCTTGGAACCAACAAGTAGAAAATCCTGTTTAAGATTTGGAGGAATCTTCTGCGCATTGTTTGTTCATGAAGATTGCCGCAAACAGGAAGGGGCAGCTGAGGAGCAGGGAACTGGTGAAGATGCCTTGTTCTGCACATTGTGCAATGCTGAG GTTCGTAAGTTCAGCAAACACTGTAGAAGTTGTGACAAATGTGTGGATGGTTTTGATCACCACTGCCGG TGGCTTAACAATTGTGTAGGGCACAAAAATTATGTGACTTTTGTTGCTCTCATGGCCATTAGTCTTGTTTGG CTTGTTATTGAAGCTGGAGTTGGTATTGCTGTTCTAGTGCTTTGCTTTGTTCATAAGAAAAGCATGGAGAATGAAATTGTTGATAGACTTGGAAATGGTTTCACTCGTCCCCCATTTGCAGCAGTTGTG GGCATTACAACCTACGAGTTTGTTGTGGCAATGAGAGCCATGAGTGAGGTACATGGAGGAGCATCCGTCGATGAGGAACTGCCAAATATAATGTATTCTCCATCAGGGTCTGCTACAACAGGTTTGAGCGGTGGAAGTTCCCTAGGTTTGCAATACAAGGGGGCATGGTGCACTCCTCCTAGGGTATTTGTGGACTATCAG GATGAAGTTGTTCCTCACTTGGAGCCCGGAATGGTTCCATCAACTGTCGATCCAGACGCAGCTGGAATTGCAGATAGAGGGCTGAAGGGACCCAAAAGGCCTGTTCGTATAAGTGCTTGGAAGCTGGCAAAGTTAGATTCAAATGAAGCCGTGAGAGCGGCAGCAAAAGCCAGGGCATCATCCTCTGTTCTACGACCAGTTGATAACCATCGGTTACAGGATCAGGATTTAAGCTCCAGTGGCAATATGAGCATCAGAAGTAGTGTGAGCACTGACATGGGAACAAATAAAGACATAAAGAATGATCTGAGATCATCTCCCTTGAGGAACTCTTTTGCTCCAAGCCAAGTCAGCCGAGATGAGTATGAAACTGGGACTCAAAGTGTGAGCAGCTTCAGCAGTCCAAGCCATGTTCATGAAGGAGTAACACTTAGCCCTCTACCTCAAGGTCATGGTTTGGGTCGTTTTAGTGCAGCTACCTCTTTCCCTAGCTTAGTTCAGGATCGTCAATTAACTAGTAAGGCAGCCTTACTGAATGTCAACACCTCCACATCCCATCCTTTGGGATTTGATGAAAAGATCATGCAGAAGGGAAGTACTGATCCTTTACTGCTTTCAGCTCCTGCTACTTCTCTTCTCAGAGATGTTAAAAGAACATCTGTTGTTTGGGACCAAGAAGCTGGGAGATACGTTTCAGTTCCAGTAACAGCCTCAGAAGCTAGGAACAGATCATCCACGCAAGCAGGATTGCCAACTTTTACTGCAGAAACAAGCAGTTATAGCAGAAGGCCAGTTATTCCACTGCAAGAATCTTCATCTTCTGCAGCGAAGCCTCCAGTTCCACAGGTAGAAAAGCTGATGTACACAGGAGACTCTATCTTCTTTGGTGGTCCACTTTTGAGTGCCCCATTAAGGGATAATTTGAAGAATGGACGAGGTAGAGAGGGCCAAGAGAGATTGGCCCTTAATTTGTCTCGGGAGTCCAGATTCAAAAGAGATTCAGCATCAAACCAGCTTCCCGTGTTTGTCCCGACAGGTTTCGAGCATAACCCATCATCTGGCTCTGGTTCAAAGTAG
- the LOC122307157 gene encoding probable protein S-acyltransferase 19 isoform X3, protein MSRFYPVGTNKFNTNYGLSAKDLPRKFDEMESGEHHSSPSSASKSSVAGANSSKKGSVNEIGGENNPLEPTSRKSCLRFGGIFCALFVHEDCRKQEGAAEEQGTGEDALFCTLCNAEVRKFSKHCRSCDKCVDGFDHHCRWLNNCVGHKNYVTFVALMAISLVWLVIEAGVGIAVLVLCFVHKKSMENEIVDRLGNGFTRPPFAAVVAVCTLVSMLACIPLGELFFFHMILIRKGITTYEFVVAMRAMSEVHGGASVDEELPNIMYSPSGSATTGLSGGSSLGLQYKGAWCTPPRVFVDYQDEVVPHLEPGMVPSTVDPDAAGIADRGLKGPKRPVRISAWKLAKLDSNEAVRAAAKARASSSVLRPVDNHRLQDQDLSSSGNMSIRSSVSTDMGTNKDIKNDLRSSPLRNSFAPSQVSRDEYETGTQSVSSFSSPSHVHEGVTLSPLPQGHGLGRFSAATSFPSLVQDRQLTSKAALLNVNTSTSHPLGFDEKIMQKGSTDPLLLSAPATSLLRDVKRTSVVWDQEAGRYVSVPVTASEARNRSSTQAGLPTFTAETSSYSRRPVIPLQESSSSAAKPPVPQVEKLMYTGDSIFFGGPLLSAPLRDNLKNGRGREGQERLALNLSRESRFKRDSASNQLPVFVPTGFEHNPSSGSGSK, encoded by the exons ATGTCTAGATTTTATCCTGTGGgaacaaataaatttaatacaaaTTATGGCTTATCGGCAAAAGACCTGCCTAGAAAATTTGATGAAATGGAAAGTGGGGAGCATCATTCTTCTCCATCATCGGCTTCCAAAAGTTCTGTTGCAGGGGCTAACTCTAGTAAGAAAGGGTCAGTGAATGAGATTGGGGGAGAGAATAATCCCTTGGAACCAACAAGTAGAAAATCCTGTTTAAGATTTGGAGGAATCTTCTGCGCATTGTTTGTTCATGAAGATTGCCGCAAACAGGAAGGGGCAGCTGAGGAGCAGGGAACTGGTGAAGATGCCTTGTTCTGCACATTGTGCAATGCTGAG GTTCGTAAGTTCAGCAAACACTGTAGAAGTTGTGACAAATGTGTGGATGGTTTTGATCACCACTGCCGG TGGCTTAACAATTGTGTAGGGCACAAAAATTATGTGACTTTTGTTGCTCTCATGGCCATTAGTCTTGTTTGG CTTGTTATTGAAGCTGGAGTTGGTATTGCTGTTCTAGTGCTTTGCTTTGTTCATAAGAAAAGCATGGAGAATGAAATTGTTGATAGACTTGGAAATGGTTTCACTCGTCCCCCATTTGCAGCAGTTGTG GCTGTATGTACTTTAGTTTCCATGCTGGCATGTATACCTTTGGGCGAACTATTTTTTTTCCACATGATTTTAATTAGAAAG GGCATTACAACCTACGAGTTTGTTGTGGCAATGAGAGCCATGAGTGAGGTACATGGAGGAGCATCCGTCGATGAGGAACTGCCAAATATAATGTATTCTCCATCAGGGTCTGCTACAACAGGTTTGAGCGGTGGAAGTTCCCTAGGTTTGCAATACAAGGGGGCATGGTGCACTCCTCCTAGGGTATTTGTGGACTATCAG GATGAAGTTGTTCCTCACTTGGAGCCCGGAATGGTTCCATCAACTGTCGATCCAGACGCAGCTGGAATTGCAGATAGAGGGCTGAAGGGACCCAAAAGGCCTGTTCGTATAAGTGCTTGGAAGCTGGCAAAGTTAGATTCAAATGAAGCCGTGAGAGCGGCAGCAAAAGCCAGGGCATCATCCTCTGTTCTACGACCAGTTGATAACCATCGGTTACAGGATCAGGATTTAAGCTCCAGTGGCAATATGAGCATCAGAAGTAGTGTGAGCACTGACATGGGAACAAATAAAGACATAAAGAATGATCTGAGATCATCTCCCTTGAGGAACTCTTTTGCTCCAAGCCAAGTCAGCCGAGATGAGTATGAAACTGGGACTCAAAGTGTGAGCAGCTTCAGCAGTCCAAGCCATGTTCATGAAGGAGTAACACTTAGCCCTCTACCTCAAGGTCATGGTTTGGGTCGTTTTAGTGCAGCTACCTCTTTCCCTAGCTTAGTTCAGGATCGTCAATTAACTAGTAAGGCAGCCTTACTGAATGTCAACACCTCCACATCCCATCCTTTGGGATTTGATGAAAAGATCATGCAGAAGGGAAGTACTGATCCTTTACTGCTTTCAGCTCCTGCTACTTCTCTTCTCAGAGATGTTAAAAGAACATCTGTTGTTTGGGACCAAGAAGCTGGGAGATACGTTTCAGTTCCAGTAACAGCCTCAGAAGCTAGGAACAGATCATCCACGCAAGCAGGATTGCCAACTTTTACTGCAGAAACAAGCAGTTATAGCAGAAGGCCAGTTATTCCACTGCAAGAATCTTCATCTTCTGCAGCGAAGCCTCCAGTTCCACAGGTAGAAAAGCTGATGTACACAGGAGACTCTATCTTCTTTGGTGGTCCACTTTTGAGTGCCCCATTAAGGGATAATTTGAAGAATGGACGAGGTAGAGAGGGCCAAGAGAGATTGGCCCTTAATTTGTCTCGGGAGTCCAGATTCAAAAGAGATTCAGCATCAAACCAGCTTCCCGTGTTTGTCCCGACAGGTTTCGAGCATAACCCATCATCTGGCTCTGGTTCAAAGTAG